One Sulfurimonas crateris genomic window carries:
- a CDS encoding class II 3-deoxy-7-phosphoheptulonate synthase: MSIWTPSSWRQKPIVQQPTYPNIDELNRVLAELKDYPPLVFAGEARSLKSQLANVVEGKAFLLQGGDCAESFSEFHATNIRDTFKAILQMAVVMTYAGGLPVVKVGRVGGQFAKPRSSDNETIDGVTLDSYRGDIINGVDFTAEARTPDPQRMIKAYNQSAATLNLLRAFATGGFANLHKVHQWNLDFTHQSEISKKYEDLAEEIGKSLKFMEACGITSKTQRTLRETDFYTSHEALLLPYEEAFTRKDSITGDWYDTSAHMLWIGDRTRQIDGAHVEYMKGIHNPIGVKAGPTMDPDDLIKLCDILNPNNEAGRLNVIVRMGANKVADGMPKLIRAIEREGKKVLWSCDPMHGNTIKSSNNFKTRPVDSILTEMKQFFQVHKSEGTFAGGVHLEMTGRNVTECIGGSFIVTEEDLSSRYHTHCDPRLNADQALELAFLIADTLKERG, from the coding sequence ATGAGTATCTGGACTCCTTCTAGTTGGAGGCAAAAGCCTATTGTGCAGCAGCCAACATATCCAAATATAGATGAATTAAATAGAGTTTTGGCAGAACTAAAAGATTATCCGCCGCTTGTTTTTGCAGGTGAGGCACGTTCGCTTAAAAGCCAGCTGGCAAATGTTGTAGAGGGGAAGGCTTTTTTACTTCAAGGCGGAGATTGTGCCGAGAGTTTTAGCGAGTTTCATGCTACAAATATCCGTGATACATTCAAAGCAATTCTTCAGATGGCTGTTGTGATGACCTATGCGGGCGGTCTTCCGGTTGTCAAAGTAGGGCGCGTTGGCGGACAGTTTGCAAAGCCTCGTTCAAGCGACAATGAGACTATTGACGGTGTGACTCTTGACTCTTACAGAGGCGATATTATAAACGGTGTTGATTTTACTGCAGAGGCAAGAACTCCAGATCCCCAGAGAATGATAAAAGCATATAACCAGTCGGCTGCGACACTTAATCTTTTACGTGCATTTGCAACCGGCGGTTTTGCCAATCTTCATAAAGTTCATCAGTGGAACCTTGACTTTACACATCAGAGCGAGATAAGTAAAAAATATGAAGATCTTGCAGAAGAGATAGGCAAGTCGCTTAAGTTTATGGAGGCGTGCGGAATTACGTCAAAAACTCAAAGAACTCTACGTGAAACCGATTTTTATACATCTCATGAAGCGCTTCTGCTTCCTTATGAAGAGGCTTTTACAAGAAAAGACTCAATAACGGGTGATTGGTATGACACATCTGCGCATATGTTGTGGATCGGTGACAGAACCCGTCAGATCGACGGTGCTCATGTTGAATATATGAAGGGTATTCACAATCCTATAGGTGTTAAAGCAGGACCTACAATGGACCCTGATGACCTTATAAAGCTTTGCGATATTTTAAACCCGAACAATGAGGCAGGTCGTCTGAACGTAATTGTAAGAATGGGTGCAAACAAGGTGGCTGATGGTATGCCTAAGCTTATACGCGCAATTGAGCGTGAGGGCAAAAAAGTTCTTTGGAGCTGTGACCCGATGCACGGAAACACTATTAAATCATCAAACAACTTTAAAACACGTCCGGTAGACTCTATTCTTACAGAGATGAAGCAGTTTTTCCAAGTCCATAAGTCTGAAGGTACGTTTGCAGGCGGTGTTCACTTGGAGATGACCGGAAGAAACGTGACAGAGTGTATCGGCGGTTCGTTTATAGTAACCGAAGAGGATCTAAGCTCTCGTTATCATACTCACTGTGACCCTCGTTTAAATGCCGATCAAGCACTGGAGTTGGCATTTTTAATTGCAGACACGCTTAAAGAGAGAGGTTGA
- a CDS encoding GGDEF domain-containing protein yields MEKNDLKALIEEIYENLLERINSDEKATKGQIISYLKDAIEVVSNINDKDIDSIEHAKEAFNNSYKELVKQSLTSYKNTNDKFGELTQLNKETMDQCGEKHINLETLTKKFNEIQTHMTEEVKKANEVISELSNKVKVLEQTSNLDPLTKVLNRRALISYLKDVCANKDIPYSLHVLMIDIDNFKSINDNYGHITGDKILIFISNILRKALRDGDKIFRFGGEEFTIILNRNSDEQSEAIANRLLKLISSNNLIYMGQKISITASIGLTKFLQNDTPDSLMQRADKALYASKNNGKNMVSKVCE; encoded by the coding sequence ATGGAAAAAAACGATTTAAAAGCACTAATAGAAGAGATTTATGAAAATCTGCTCGAACGTATTAACTCAGATGAGAAAGCGACAAAAGGGCAGATAATTAGCTACTTAAAAGATGCTATTGAGGTCGTTTCAAATATCAACGACAAAGATATCGACTCCATAGAGCATGCAAAAGAGGCTTTCAACAACTCCTACAAAGAGCTTGTAAAGCAGAGTTTAACCTCTTACAAAAACACAAACGACAAGTTTGGAGAGCTCACGCAGCTTAACAAAGAGACTATGGATCAATGCGGCGAGAAGCATATAAACCTTGAGACTCTGACAAAAAAATTCAATGAAATCCAGACTCATATGACCGAAGAGGTCAAAAAAGCAAATGAAGTGATCTCTGAGCTCTCGAACAAGGTAAAAGTGCTTGAGCAGACCTCAAACCTTGATCCTCTCACAAAAGTTCTAAACAGAAGAGCTCTTATATCCTACCTCAAAGATGTATGTGCAAACAAAGATATTCCTTACAGCCTGCATGTTTTGATGATAGATATCGACAACTTTAAATCTATAAACGACAACTATGGCCATATTACGGGCGATAAGATCCTTATATTTATCTCAAATATCCTTAGAAAAGCGCTAAGAGACGGAGATAAGATTTTCAGATTCGGCGGAGAAGAGTTTACGATCATACTAAACAGAAATAGCGATGAGCAGTCTGAAGCTATAGCGAACAGACTCTTGAAGCTAATCAGCTCAAACAACCTAATATATATGGGTCAAAAAATATCTATCACCGCAAGCATAGGATTGACTAAATTCCTACAAAACGACACTCCAGATTCACTTATGCAAAGAGCTGACAAAGCTCTGTACGCTTCTAAGAACAATGGCAAAAACATGGTGTCTAAGGTCTGCGAATAA
- a CDS encoding CvpA family protein encodes MEFSYFDIVISIIILFLGLKGIINGFFKELFGLLGIVGGIFIASRVGDDVGQLISDSVFKFENSAAIGFTGFLVTLAIFWLLMVVVGLIFKKLSSVSGLGIFDKILGFIFSAGKFFLIAAVISYAAYNIKAMRTNIDSMMQNSFVFPVLVEVGSVIMKLDPAEISEDINTTIQKGSQAVQESINENIKESTAKIIDDAKKKISQSSEQNLSTKEEQ; translated from the coding sequence ATGGAATTCAGCTATTTTGACATTGTAATATCTATCATAATCCTATTTTTAGGACTTAAGGGGATTATAAACGGGTTTTTTAAAGAGCTATTCGGGCTTTTGGGGATTGTCGGCGGTATTTTTATAGCTTCTAGAGTAGGAGATGATGTCGGGCAGCTTATAAGCGACTCTGTATTTAAGTTTGAGAACAGTGCTGCTATCGGCTTTACCGGCTTTTTAGTTACTCTGGCTATTTTTTGGCTTTTAATGGTTGTTGTCGGTCTGATCTTCAAAAAGCTAAGCTCTGTTAGCGGTCTTGGTATATTTGACAAGATCCTCGGATTCATCTTTAGTGCAGGCAAGTTCTTCCTTATTGCTGCCGTTATCTCATACGCTGCATATAATATCAAGGCGATGAGAACAAATATCGACTCTATGATGCAAAACAGTTTTGTATTCCCTGTGCTGGTTGAAGTGGGAAGCGTCATTATGAAACTTGATCCTGCTGAGATATCAGAAGATATAAACACTACCATACAAAAAGGCTCTCAAGCGGTTCAAGAGAGCATAAACGAAAACATTAAAGAGTCTACTGCAAAGATCATAGATGACGCGAAGAAGAAGATAAGCCAGAGCTCTGAGCAGAACTTGTCCACTAAAGAGGAGCAGTAA
- a CDS encoding Fur family transcriptional regulator: MSEITTDFNDKTVAYKQLLENFKTLLKKNNLKFTIQREVILETLYNSDEHLTPEALHNLIQEKFPDLKTGIATVYRTLSLLEESDMVTSLSFGAQGKKYELGAKHHHDHFICTVCGTIIEFVDEQIEERQHKIAQELGFEMQDHSMQIYGICKDCRK, translated from the coding sequence ATGTCTGAGATAACAACCGACTTTAATGATAAAACAGTCGCTTATAAACAGCTTCTTGAGAATTTCAAAACACTTCTAAAAAAGAACAATCTTAAGTTCACTATTCAAAGAGAGGTTATTTTAGAGACTCTTTACAACTCTGATGAGCACCTGACTCCAGAGGCTCTTCACAATCTTATTCAAGAGAAGTTTCCGGACCTAAAGACAGGGATCGCCACCGTATATAGAACTCTCTCTCTTTTGGAGGAGTCGGATATGGTCACCTCTTTATCTTTTGGAGCTCAGGGGAAAAAGTATGAACTCGGAGCAAAGCACCACCACGACCACTTTATCTGCACCGTCTGCGGAACAATTATAGAGTTTGTTGATGAGCAGATAGAAGAGAGACAGCATAAGATAGCCCAAGAGCTAGGATTTGAGATGCAGGATCACTCAATGCAGATATACGGCATCTGCAAAGATTGTAGAAAATAA